The Henningerozyma blattae CBS 6284 chromosome 7, complete genome region GAGCAAACTACTTCAATTCCAGATGAGCAAACTATATCAACCTTAGCTCAACAAACTACATCGAGCCCACAACAAGAGCAAACCACCTCTAATATCCTTGATCAAAATACACTTGAACAGAGTACTTCAAACCAATTTGTTGCACAAACCACCTTCAACACATTTAAGCCAACTACCTCAAACTCAGATTTTGAACAACATACTTCTAATTTACAACCTATTCAAAGTATTTCTAGTACAATTAAACAGACTGCTCCTAGTACCCAAACTACTTCTAACACACAATTATCTCAGCAGATTACTTCTAACCAATTCACACAAGAAATTACATCTAGTTCTCCACCAATTGAACAAAGTACATCCAGTACGGATGTCATTCAACAAACAATTCCTAGCACTACTAgtctaattttttctagTACAGATGAAgtacaaataattatatctAGTGATAGTGTAATCGAACAAGTTATTTCAAGCACTCAAGCTGTGGAACAAGGATCTTCTAACTCTCTAGTATTTGACCAAACTACTTCGATGACTCAAATCGTAGAGCAAGTTACATCTAGTACACCAGAATTTATTCAAACTACTTCAAATACTCAAGTACTGGAGCAAGTCACCTCTAGTATACCACCTCAACTTATTACTTCTGATTCTCAAAACCAACCAGTTACTTCTAGTACTCCTATTATTGAACAAGTTATCTCTAACATCCCAACTTTTGATCAAACTACTTCGAGCATTCAAAATAGTGAACTACTAACCTCTAATAGCCTTGCTCTTGAGCAAACTACTTCGAGTGTTCAAATTGATGAACAAGTCATTTCTAGTTCTCAAACTTTTGTTCAGACTACTTTTAGTGTCCAAGCAAGTATACAATCGTCATTTAATAGCTTAACAATTGATCAATCTTCTTCGAATACCCAATATACAGAACAACTTATCTCTAGTTCTATTATTTCAACCGATGAACAAACCATCTCTAACGGTCAGATACTCAGTCAAACTACTTCTACTTTCCAATTGAGTGAGTCACCTTCCTCTGATATCCCAATCTTTGATCAAACTACTTCTACTGGTACCACTAGCCAAGCCATATCTGAAATTCAAACTCCTGGGCAACCTTTTTCTAGTACACCCGCATTCAGCCAATATACCTCTAGTACTCCAGTTATCAAACAATCTACCCAAAGTATATCGACCACATCTAGTCTTCAACTTATATCAACTAGTTCAAACACACAATTCACTCCTACTAGTTCCAGTAATGAAGATTTCAATGGGCTTATTTTAAGTTCCAATACAGTTTCAACAATATCTAACTCTCAGAGTACCCCAATGATTACTAGTACATCTGAAATTTTACCAGTTTCAAGCATTGATATCTTGTCTAAAACTGCATCTACTAATACCAACATAGAATCATCCACCACAGATTTAAACTCTAATACTTTGCCTATATCTAATGGTGAAAGTTTACTAACTTCTTCTCTAACTTCTACTACGTTAGATATCTCTACAGCTTCTTCTATGAAAACTGTATCATCTACCACTCTTCCTATTGTTCTATCTTCTTCAGTTTCTGAATCACCAGCTGACGTTAGTTCAGCCAACTCCCCTTCGGAACTCAGCCAATCAGTTATGGAGCCAACTTTTAAATCGAGCACAGGCTCAATAGCTTTCATCTCTACAGACCAATCTTCATTCCCCTCAGAACACTGGTCATCTGAAAATACTTATAAATCATCCTTAGTTTCACaagataatattgaatCTACTGTGTCAAAAACAAGTGATCTTTTAGATTCAGTATCAACTTCTTCATCACCTACTTCTGTAATGGATCCTTCATTAAGCTCAAGCTATGGTTCCCTATCTGAAAGTATTGTAATTTCAGAAACTTCCGCCAGCGTCTCATCAACTTTGCCATCACAAGAACAAATTTCCAACATTCTACCAACTTCCTCAACATTGTTATCAACCACTTCTATAGACTCCTCTTCTGAAGAATCTATTGAAAGTACTTCATCTTCCATTCTATCCGTTTCTGCAATTTATTCATCAAATACTGTTACAGAATCACAAGCTCTCTCAATTGATGAATCGTCTATTGAACACACACTATCTGAGTCATCTACCTCTGTTAGCATAGTACTATCTAATTCACCTTATTCATCTGGAAAGCTTTCCtccaatttaataataccaaCTAGAAGTTACCTTTCTTCCGAGGCACAACACTCAGATCATTCTTTTACTACCAGCCAGATTATGGAAAGTTCAACTAGAAGCTTTACTTCTAAAGCTATCTCATCACAGGATACTTTATCTACTAGTCTGACAAGTAGCAACCTTGCTCAAACTTATCAATCTTCTGAAATAACTTCAGAGGAATCTACCTCTACTAGCAAGATTATAGAAAGTTCAACTAGAAGCTACCAAACTTCTATTCTGACTTCATCACAGCACACGTTTTCTACCACTCAAACAAGCGGAAACTCCACCCAAACTCAAGACCCTTCTGAAGTGAATTCTAAAGAGCATACCTCATCTACTAATTACATCACAACAAGCTCAATTAGTAAGCCGCAAACTTCCATTCTGATCTCATCAGAGCATACATTTTCTACCACTAAAACTAGTGGAAACTCGACTAGAACTTCTCTCCCATCTGAATTGATTTTACCGGAACACACTTCTTCTACTAATCAAGCTATTGAAAGTTCAACCAAGCCACAGACCTATTCCTCACTTATTTCACCTAGCTTTACATCGATTTCTAGCGAATCACATAAGTTCCGTTCTGAGCAGTCGACTTCTTCTGTCAATTATATTACTTCTTCTACTACATCAGAACTTGTATCTCCAATTAGTTCTCATTCTATTCATTCTACTACAACAAAAATTTCTGAAAGTGATTTTACTAACTctaaattttcttctacTTCAAAAAGCTTTTCAGAAAAAACTTTGTCAACTTCTGAATTAACGTCACCATCCCCAGAGTCCTTTACTGAAACCTCTGTCACTGAAATCTCAAGCAACAAATCACCAAACTCATCATACCATTCTGAAACGACCCCCCCAGTTGTTCAAAGTAGCAAACCAAAAACTATTGTTCCAACTTCATCTATTAAATCTACTATTGAACCTAATTCAGAAAGTAACTCCAATGTGTTCACATCGTCTGTAGCTGAAACTTCACTTCCACCTTCTCAATTACTACCTTCAGATATCGAATCTTCAACTTTTACTTCATctgaaatatatttcacTTCCTCAGCACCATCAAGTACAATTACTAGACAATCAAACTGGTGGATTCCTACTTCCTTAGCTGTTGCATCAACTATGAATTCCACCGATACTTCTACATTACCAACCCAAGCAATTCCACAAGCAATTGGCTCAGTTGAGCAACCTCCAGCACCAGAAAATCACTCCTTAATCACCATtggttttaaaaaagaattaaattatgAATTTGTTGTATCTCATCCAATGTCAGGAGCTCagattataaattatttaccaAACACTCTAGTTAATGCATTTTTTGGTAATGTGACAAACATATCAGTTAACAACTTGGTGCCATATAATGATACGAAATctgattatttaattacaATTGCTACAGTTTACTTCCCCACTGATGAAATTAAACATTTGCGCGAATTAATTCACGATAAATCAAGCAGTTTTTATACTGCAAGCCAAGATGTTGCAAGACAATTAGCTAACTTAGTTGATCCATCAATTCCTTTAACTGGCCTAAATCTCTTCGGTAACAGTGACgataccaataataataacccATACTCTCcagataattcaaattctgaAGGTATCGGTACTTTGGATGTTTCACCAATTAACAAAGTAAGTGTcctgaaaaataattctggTGCATTAAACACCAAGGGTAAAGTTACAGGCTTAATAATTGGTGTAGTTATTGGCGGTTGTTGTCTCATTGCTTTATCTATCTTCTCTATTGGTCATTTCATTATGAAACGTCATAATGCTAACGTCACTGAAGAAACAAATATTGTGGACCATTTCAATTTTActaaaaaaagtaatattaGCACTCTTCATAGCAATTTAacagaaaaattttcaaggAGATCTCATAATTTTGATGATCCAAATGAAAGAATCAATAGTTGGATGGATAACAATTATTTTGGTGACGTAGAAGATACCTATACTGGGACTGCAGAAATTGGTATGAGAGCCAAAggattaaaaatatctcaCCCAATCGCAAGCGAAAATTCACTGGGTTGGAATATTGTCTAAGATACTATTTCATTTGCCTagtttatttaaaagaatcaaCGCTATTCCTCATTTCATATCTTGTCTGTCTTTTCATTtgacatttttttcttttctaaaCCTATcatttaaacaataatatcataCTAATAATACCCTTCATTTTCATCCGCTTTCCCCCTTCTTTTCCGTCTGTTTTTATCTTCATTCATAATCTATTATACCATTTTGGTATCTATAATAATACCCTTAAACCATATGTTCACTTCTCTTTTGCACACTTTTCATTTCgttttttcatatttcatattatcatcataattttaaatcattcCTTTTACTTAAAAAGTaacatttaaatatatatactattatatTCTGATTCACTCACTGCCACGTATTTTGATGCTAGTAACTAGCTTTATGAAGTAGTTgatataatttcattaattacTTTACTATTAAGtagataaataaattttttttaataatgttaCTTCTTCCtaatagtattttttttttattattagtattttttcttaatgaAATTGTGACGTAGGtaatagtagtagtagCAGCAGTTCGGGATTTTTACTTTTCAATGTTTCCGATCcaagaaaatcaaaatatatctCAACTGTTTGAGAAAGTGGAATGGCAATTTAGGTATACATCAATTCGAGGAAGATTTGATTAAGTATTCATTAATTCACGggtaaaaatttaaacaagggtttaaaaaaaaaaaggataaggaaaaatttacccaaatagataaaaactaataactaattgaattaaactAATATCAATCATATATACAAACATATACAAGTTATCGCATATATACAATGTCACGTCTTAGAAGAGTTAATCGTAAAGTTCTAGAAATGGGTGTTGAAGATTTCCCCATGGATACTAGTGAGCAAGATAAATTGATTGAAaagtttgaaaaagaaaatatagtTCGTGATAAACGATATATTAATGTTATATTCGGGTCGTTACTCATAattagtttattttatccatatcttttgaataatgaTCATCTAATGGacaaagaattaattaaatccaAAAAGTATTTGAAAACAGCTTTAAGCATTGGTAGTCGATCTATACAATGCTCTGCTATTACCCTAAGGTATGAAGTCTTAAGGGAttatgaaatattaaataaaatcaagatgaaaattgataataataagataaaTTTAGTCAacataattctaataatactgGCCAACTGGATCATAGTGAGCCACTGGGAAGATTTACAATTTATTGAGTTAGTTATCTTGGAGATTCCAGTTATGATTTTTGTATTGACAATTTCTATCAAAAGATGGGGATTTCAAATAGAGACTAGTATTGATGAATTACGTGGCTTGAAGTAcgaatataaaaatgtgTAGATAggtaaatatatatataaattgttttattcGGTCAACTATATTGCACGAATATAAAACCAAGCACtgataattaaatatcaCGTGACAATGATAAATTCTTCCAAAAAATGATTTCGCCCAGGATCGAACTGGGGACGTTCTGCGTGTTAAGCAGATGCCATAACCAACTAGACCACGAAACCATATATTTCTTGTTTTCTATTATATAGTGATCTGGTGAGTATTTTACAGATGACTATAACCCAGCATCACTATGTCACAAAGTTTTCGAATTAATATAGAGTTATAAAGCGAATCAAATAAGGAAAGCAAAAAAGGGAAAAACCTTCACTTTTTGCTTCATTGGGTAAACGATAACCCCAGAGCCTTTGTAGGAACAGTTCTAAACCAATTACTCGTTGGATCCGATTACTGAACAAGCAAAGATTTGCTGACATGATGGTCCTGAAACTGTTTTACCATAACCACAGGATGAAACTTATCGACTAGCCCAATTAAAGATGACGCAATCGATCGCccaaattaaaaacaataaaaatacactCAAACACTAGAGCCGGGTTTCATATAGGCACTATTATTGCCACAACACTTCTCCCCTAAGGTGGAGGGTTTCAAGATCATGGCCTATTTGTGACGCGTGCCAGGCACTTCCGGATCATTTCTCCAGGAACCTTTAGTTCTAGGGAGGTCACGTTGCTCCCATTACGGGTAACTACCTAATCTGACCACTTAAATCAGattccaaaaaaagaaaatatgaGAAATGTTCTATAAATAGCGAACTTGCCTGCTTCGCCAATTTTCGCGATATGCTTGAATCTGGAAATAACAAAACAAAGCTCATCACAACGGACCCAATCGGTATGTCCAATTTCAGATAAAATGACCAAAATGGAAAATGGcgaaagtgaaaaaaaatgaaagaaaAGAACTATTCGGGAATGAACAGCCATTCATTCTTGTTGTAAACACCAGCATAATCAGCTATTAAACATCAATATCTGGGCAAAATCGGATAAATCAAGTTTCATTCAAGTAAAATAATTCCCTCCATTCGGTAACAAAAGGAAAGGTTGGCGTAGAAGTATGTTTGCTCTGACACGTTAAGTGAAAcaactttctttttttatttttaatttttttatgttattttcaaattttcgTTGGCTTCCATTTTATATCAACAAAGGTCATACATATCGAGACGTATTCCAGTATTTGTTGTTGGCtatgaaataatattatattatacttCAAGGAGTTTGTTATTATACAAGACTATGCTTAAAGTTTAGACCAACTATATCttcaattcttcttttattgaATATAGCTAGGCCATTAAACATATATTTTGCACATACAACAGATTATAATAAGATACCATAATACAGTTATACattaaacaaacaaacaataTATTATCATAGTTTTCTAACTAAAGTCATTCGTTCGCtcaagaatatatataccaTAAAACATACCCAATCCATTTCTTTTCCAAATGGTCACATTgaacaaattatttttaatatccaTACCATTATGGAATGTAGCACATTCCCAATTGGCAAACCCCAATGATTATTTCAATGAAAacgatgataataatacaacttCCTCGAATACACCAAGGCTGCATGGAACCACTTCAATATTAGCCCCGACTTCCTCTACACAAACTTCAACTAGCGTGGTGTTGCCctcaacaacaattataaaCCCAATCCCATCTTCTGCATTTTCATCTTCGACAGATACAACAAGTATATATTCACCCTCTTCAGAGTCCTCAACTTCAATTCGGCCTTTGGTACcctcttcttcatcttctacCACAACTACTTTTACTCCATCCACTAGTTCCTCTACTTCTACAACCAGTACAACTAGTGTTATATCgtcatcttcatcaacaataataatatcatcatcatcagtGTCatctatttcttcttctgcaACATCAACATCATCTCTATCATCGTCAGTTGATCAGACCTCCTCAACTGGGTTTACATCTTCCCTATCAAGCTCATCATCAATTTCTACAAGTTCATCTAGCTCCAGTGCTTCACATTCATCGTCACATTTTTCATCAGATACCACTCAGGTGaaagatttgaataattcCACTTCAACTTCTTCAACATATTCAAGTTCATCTACTTCTAGATCATCATCTTCCATTTCTTCATCTACATCACCATCTTCTTCACACTCAAAAAGATTGACCACCTATGAATCTAAAGCTACATCCACTGAACCAAGAACTATCACTAGTATGGTTCATGGCTCACAAATTGTTTCTGTTTATAATGTAACAGTTACATATACTGCAACTACCACTTCTGATCTAGGTTCCAATTATAAAAGTAACAATCATCATGGtctaacaaaaaaaaatagaaatatcGTCATTGGTGTTGTTGTTGGGGTCGGTGTTCCTATTCTTTTAGCCATTGCTTTATTCTCATATTTGTTCTGtattaaatctaaaaaGACCGATTTCATTGATTCCAATGGTAAAGTTGTTACTGCATATAAGGCGAACATTTTTACAAGCTGGTGGTATTCTCTATTGGGTAAAGATATCagtaataaatatgaaacAAATTCTCCATTAGGAACTGATATTGGTGTCTTAGATGCTACCGCAGATTTTGGTGGTAGTGCTAGTAGTTCAtatgatgaagatttttcatctttatcattAGATTCTAGTAATGCCAATAGGAATAGTAGTCCAAACCATGGCAGTATATCAAGAAACGGTACTCGTTCTACAATTGATCATGatatatttagaaatatcaGTGGTGCTGGTGAGAAGAGTTCCTTAGGTATAGCTAACAAATCAACAACAGATATGGAAGAGACGTATAGTTTAAATGGCGATGATTTGGAAGATATAGTGATACCAAACAATAACATGGTAAGTCCAACAACTTCAACAATGAGAAGTCCGAATACAACATCAGTTTTAgatccaaataataaccTGAGAAATAATGTtcataatttcaataaaaacaatagCAACAATCATGATAATTACAGTGGTGGATTAAATGCAAGAAACTACTGATCGTTCAGATCCacataaaatataattgaaaattttaatttcaccatccaaatatattattctttccttttttaatttttttttactgaAAAAATGTCcattttttccttttgtCATTTTGTATTTACATCACAAATCttcatttcattttattttttacttcATACATTTTTGTACATTCATTTTGCCTTTTAATCCACTTGGAGATTCTTTTCTCTTTATTCCACCTCTTTTGCATGGCTTTTTATTTGGCtttaaacaatatattttcGCCACTAATAAAACTTAGAGCAAGCATGCAAGTAACTTCCCATACCAAAAGTGAATGCccttcattattatattatatatatatatttcaacaCAATCCCTTTAATTCCACTAGAAACACTTTATCTTCACACCCCTCTTTAAgtagattattatttcttctttaataaGTTTctacttttaattttattcttctttttttatatatatatttaaattatactTTATAATAAACCCATATCCACAATAAAAATCAACAATTTTATGTATATTCATATACATTCGTACgcatacatatatatttatataaatttaataaaaaggTGCAAACATTATAGTATCCAGCTGATTTGAAAGAATCGtggaaaaatataatataatctGAGATTTCTCAGGTATCGCTATAAAATAATCTAATAGTTGTTCGAAAAAGTTCACTGAAACAATAGTTAGTTATACTGATAATTAATAAgtttaagaatttttatttgaatttgaaaaacatatattgaaaaatatgcaATTATGGTTTCTAAAATCAGTTCTCAAATAACAGCATTGGgtaaacaaaaaaacaaaacaaaacaaaactgGATCTTTACATAGCTAGATAcaactatatatatttttaataaagtaaattagaataaaccacattttttaaacatttttcttaaagaaaaaaaagtcaCCACTTTTTATAATAGTTTTTTAATacatacaaaaaaattgttaagAGGACAATTACTACCTGATACAATATCTTGAGTGGAATGTTCTAAATAAGAAAGGGATTATAtcttaatttatatatcgTACATTTAGAATCTATAAGTAAAGTTCTGGCTTAATCGTAAGTTAGCCTCACTTATATATACTTGAAAACTGAATGTCATTATCATATCATTAGGATGATGTGTGTATTTCCAAAATAGTCATTATCAAGTATTGGATGATTAAAAGAATCATGTTGGCAAAGGTTGctaacaaaaaaaagaaataaataagaaatgAGTTATTTAGATATAGGAGTATGACACAAGCAATAGTTTAGTCCTCCTCTTTcgtatatttattaaatatcttCAGAAGGAGAACTTTGGTAGACTCTAGATATAATCGAATCCTTGTTAAATAGAGAAGATGCAGCACTTATGCAGGTCTCGCAGAATGAAGGAGTCATacaattcaataatatgCTGGAGTATTATTGTAGTATTGCAGTATTGAGTTATCGGAGTTATTTTAAATCGCCATGTGATTAAAATCCCCGATAGTTTAATGGTTAGAATGGGCGCTTGTCGCGTGCCAGATCGGGGTTCAATTCCCCGTCGAGGagatgattttttttggaaaattattGAGATCACGTGGGtaaaattattgttgtttGCATCAAGTATATCAGACTATTGAgtagaattttttattgatttttttttttcttttttacaAAACTTAACGTTCCAAAAATATCTAATTAATTTCTAAacctaatttatttttgttttagtTCATAATGCTTTTCCTTAAACAATTGCATTGCCAAGCTTCCGTAAAAAAGGGGCGAAGAGACAATGAATCTATAAAACCATATAGAAAAAGCAATTATatgtaatatataataatataatactaacagaaaagaaattaaaataacgctaaaaatataatttgatttttattcaaatgattgTTAGCAAAGCTACTATCAAAATTAGCTAATACATTATTAACCTTACAATACTCTAGGAGAGAGTTTTATTACAGATATTACACAATGGCTAATACTATTAAGGTTATTAGAAAGAGAACTGCAAAATCCAAAATAGATCCTTTAAGCAAACAAAGACTCATCTGGTTGGCAGGTCATGCAGTTACTCTAATCTTTGGGACTATATTTAGTATAATGTATtttcataaaattttattctttttcagATACTATAATTGGAggtatttatttttaataagatactcaaagaaaagaaatttggAGAGAAATAtacttaaaaaatttattgaacGATTCTTAACTacaataatttataaactAGCGTTAATAGGGTTTTTTACAAGTGGGGTTATCACATTGAAACAAGATTGGGATGGGTTAAACCCAACATGGTATGATTTACTGAGCTCAGaaaatttccaatatttaatgattaCTACCTTATGGATTTTAACACCAAACAATTCCTTTTACAGAATCTTACCCTTTTTACTTTTAAGTTTTATGCATCTTAGATATCATGACTTTGAATTTACGATTCCTTTACGACCTAAATCTACTAATCCAACTACTAAGATTCCCACCGTTAAAAAGGACTCGAACTCAGAACAAAGTAAGAACACCCCCAAAGAGACTCCACAATCCATACCCAAAACAGGATCACAAGAAGAtactaaagaaaaattgaatatagCTGCAACTGAGGAGGAACAAATTAGTTTAGATAATTATCATCTCTTAGATTTCATTTCGTACTGTGAGATTGCAGTCGTCATATCATTACTACTAGATTCATTCTTAATGCAAGATGGTACTTCTGGTTTTTGcctaattatatatttggGGATATACTGGTTAAGGCTACAATTTTCGCAATATGCCCAAACTGCTATATTAAGGGTATTGACGAAGTTTGATAGATTTATTCCAGCACATTATGTTAAATATTGGGAGGAGACGAAGAGGTTTGTCTATCATAAATTAAAGGAGAATGAAAAACGTAAAGAGATGTTAACCAAACGTTCTTAGTCATCAGATCATGTGCATAAATAATCATATATTTAACAGTTAGCTACAATGcagtttattttttttttttaaatatttttgttaaagtTATATACCACTTGTTAAACGTTATAATTATAGTAACTATAAATTGATGACTTTTGATTACaaaatgttaataatatataattaaattaattaatttattcagAAGCAGTAGCTCTGGTGTAAATAGCTTGTTTGGAGTGCTTGGAGATTGGAGTAATGATACCCTTAGCTTCTAAATCTCTCAAAGCGACTCTGGCCATGGAACCACCAATCTTTAATCTATCAACCAAGATAGAGACAGAGACGTATCTGTAAGTTGGGACTTCCTTTAAGATTCTGTCGTATTTTTCTTGGTCTAAGATGACAGCGTGAGCGGCCTTGTCCTTGTGGGCCTTCTTGGACCACTTCTTCTTGGACTTCTTACCACCAGCCATAGCGGCAGCGGCTTTAGCAGCTTTAGACAATTGTTGCTTTGGAGGCATGTTTAAATGTTATCTATATCACGGTGATTttccaattaataataaaaaaatcgtACTTGTtagtaaaatattactcctttttttaatagtaaACGACTATAAGCTTGAACTTTAGCAATAACTGCCAATATTCAAACAATAGCTATCATCCATTTGGTACACATACCCTAAACTAACTGGTTCGGTTTGATTAAGAGTCTGTCATTGGGTTGTAGGTTTGTTAGTG contains the following coding sequences:
- the MSB2 gene encoding Msb2p (similar to Saccharomyces cerevisiae MSB2 (YGR014W); ancestral locus Anc_4.150) is translated as MNIRNLYYCLNILFLINHVTANATDPTTIQNLIQSEQKSLNIIDQDTQDTFTPIVQPSTSTIEFDQPTSNIQDEQTTSTSQIDQLTTTQPQQGTSTTQGRPATTNTFVGQTTSNTQVEKTTSSSQLVQATSNTQAPQTTSTPVLQTTSSTQAEQATSNAQAEQATSTPIADQTTSTPIADQTTSTPIADQTTSTPIADQTTSTPVADQTTSTPIADQTTSTPVADQTTSTPIADQTTSTPVADQTTSTPVADQTTSTPIADQTTSTPIADQTTSTPVADQTTSTPIADQTTSNTIPQLTSDTQIQQTTSNAVDETTSNTQVEQTTSIIPDPTTSTPAEMITSTPIDKQTTSTPVIDQTTSNTFSDQTTSNLVVEQTTSSPIYQQFTSNTFEQTTSIPDEQTISTLAQQTTSSPQQEQTTSNILDQNTLEQSTSNQFVAQTTFNTFKPTTSNSDFEQHTSNLQPIQSISSTIKQTAPSTQTTSNTQLSQQITSNQFTQEITSSSPPIEQSTSSTDVIQQTIPSTTSLIFSSTDEVQIIISSDSVIEQVISSTQAVEQGSSNSLVFDQTTSMTQIVEQVTSSTPEFIQTTSNTQVLEQVTSSIPPQLITSDSQNQPVTSSTPIIEQVISNIPTFDQTTSSIQNSELLTSNSLALEQTTSSVQIDEQVISSSQTFVQTTFSVQASIQSSFNSLTIDQSSSNTQYTEQLISSSIISTDEQTISNGQILSQTTSTFQLSESPSSDIPIFDQTTSTGTTSQAISEIQTPGQPFSSTPAFSQYTSSTPVIKQSTQSISTTSSLQLISTSSNTQFTPTSSSNEDFNGLILSSNTVSTISNSQSTPMITSTSEILPVSSIDILSKTASTNTNIESSTTDLNSNTLPISNGESLLTSSLTSTTLDISTASSMKTVSSTTLPIVLSSSVSESPADVSSANSPSELSQSVMEPTFKSSTGSIAFISTDQSSFPSEHWSSENTYKSSLVSQDNIESTVSKTSDLLDSVSTSSSPTSVMDPSLSSSYGSLSESIVISETSASVSSTLPSQEQISNILPTSSTLLSTTSIDSSSEESIESTSSSILSVSAIYSSNTVTESQALSIDESSIEHTLSESSTSVSIVLSNSPYSSGKLSSNLIIPTRSYLSSEAQHSDHSFTTSQIMESSTRSFTSKAISSQDTLSTSLTSSNLAQTYQSSEITSEESTSTSKIIESSTRSYQTSILTSSQHTFSTTQTSGNSTQTQDPSEVNSKEHTSSTNYITTSSISKPQTSILISSEHTFSTTKTSGNSTRTSLPSELILPEHTSSTNQAIESSTKPQTYSSLISPSFTSISSESHKFRSEQSTSSVNYITSSTTSELVSPISSHSIHSTTTKISESDFTNSKFSSTSKSFSEKTLSTSELTSPSPESFTETSVTEISSNKSPNSSYHSETTPPVVQSSKPKTIVPTSSIKSTIEPNSESNSNVFTSSVAETSLPPSQLLPSDIESSTFTSSEIYFTSSAPSSTITRQSNWWIPTSLAVASTMNSTDTSTLPTQAIPQAIGSVEQPPAPENHSLITIGFKKELNYEFVVSHPMSGAQIINYLPNTLVNAFFGNVTNISVNNLVPYNDTKSDYLITIATVYFPTDEIKHLRELIHDKSSSFYTASQDVARQLANLVDPSIPLTGLNLFGNSDDTNNNNPYSPDNSNSEGIGTLDVSPINKVSVLKNNSGALNTKGKVTGLIIGVVIGGCCLIALSIFSIGHFIMKRHNANVTEETNIVDHFNFTKKSNISTLHSNLTEKFSRRSHNFDDPNERINSWMDNNYFGDVEDTYTGTAEIGMRAKGLKISHPIASENSLGWNIV
- the TBLA0G01220 gene encoding uncharacterized protein (similar to Saccharomyces cerevisiae YGR016W; ancestral locus Anc_4.152), which translates into the protein MSRLRRVNRKVLEMGVEDFPMDTSEQDKLIEKFEKENIVRDKRYINVIFGSLLIISLFYPYLLNNDHLMDKELIKSKKYLKTALSIGSRSIQCSAITLRYEVLRDYEILNKIKMKIDNNKINLVNIILIILANWIIVSHWEDLQFIELVILEIPVMIFVLTISIKRWGFQIETSIDELRGLKYEYKNV
- the MID2 gene encoding Mid2p (similar to Saccharomyces cerevisiae MTL1 (YGR023W) and MID2 (YLR332W); ancestral locus Anc_4.159); translated protein: MVTLNKLFLISIPLWNVAHSQLANPNDYFNENDDNNTTSSNTPRLHGTTSILAPTSSTQTSTSVVLPSTTIINPIPSSAFSSSTDTTSIYSPSSESSTSIRPLVPSSSSSTTTTFTPSTSSSTSTTSTTSVISSSSSTIIISSSSVSSISSSATSTSSLSSSVDQTSSTGFTSSLSSSSSISTSSSSSSASHSSSHFSSDTTQVKDLNNSTSTSSTYSSSSTSRSSSSISSSTSPSSSHSKRLTTYESKATSTEPRTITSMVHGSQIVSVYNVTVTYTATTTSDLGSNYKSNNHHGLTKKNRNIVIGVVVGVGVPILLAIALFSYLFCIKSKKTDFIDSNGKVVTAYKANIFTSWWYSLLGKDISNKYETNSPLGTDIGVLDATADFGGSASSSYDEDFSSLSLDSSNANRNSSPNHGSISRNGTRSTIDHDIFRNISGAGEKSSLGIANKSTTDMEETYSLNGDDLEDIVIPNNNMVSPTTSTMRSPNTTSVLDPNNNLRNNVHNFNKNNSNNHDNYSGGLNARNY
- the TBLA0G01240 gene encoding uncharacterized protein (similar to Saccharomyces cerevisiae YGR026W; ancestral locus Anc_4.162) — protein: MANTIKVIRKRTAKSKIDPLSKQRLIWLAGHAVTLIFGTIFSIMYFHKILFFFRYYNWRYLFLIRYSKKRNLERNILKKFIERFLTTIIYKLALIGFFTSGVITLKQDWDGLNPTWYDLLSSENFQYLMITTLWILTPNNSFYRILPFLLLSFMHLRYHDFEFTIPLRPKSTNPTTKIPTVKKDSNSEQSKNTPKETPQSIPKTGSQEDTKEKLNIAATEEEQISLDNYHLLDFISYCEIAVVISLLLDSFLMQDGTSGFCLIIYLGIYWLRLQFSQYAQTAILRVLTKFDRFIPAHYVKYWEETKRFVYHKLKENEKRKEMLTKRS